GAGGTCGAGCGCGTGCCGGATCGCGCGGACCGACTCGTCGTCGTCGACGGCGCCCCAGCCCAGCGGCTGGCTGCCCTCGGCCCAGGGGCCGCCGATCGCCCAGCACCCCATGCCGAGGGCGCTGACCTCGATGCCGCTGCGGCCCAACGTCCGCGTCGTCACTGCCATCGCCAGATCGTGCCACCTCGCGCCCGACCTGGGGCAGAAAGTTCACCGACGACACGACCACGCGCAGCCGCCGACCGCCCCGGACGCGGGGAAGGGCCTGGCAGACGCAGCCGCCCGGAAAGGGCCCGCGCGGACGAGCCGAACGGCCGCCGGGAAGGACGGGCGGATCGGTCAGGTCGGCCAGGCCCGGGTGAACAGGTCGCGGGTGTCGGTGAGCAGTTGCGGCAGGACCTTCGTCTGCCCGATCACGGGCATGAAGTTGGCGTCCCCGCCCCAGCGGGGCACCACGTGCTGGTGCAGGTGCGCGGCGATCCCCGCGCCGGCCACGCCGCCCTGGTTCATGCCCAGGTTGAACCCGTGCGCGTTGCTCACCTTGCGTACGACCCGCATGGCGGTCTGGGTGAACGCCGCAAGCTCGGTGGTCTCGGCCAGGTCCAGCTCGGTGTAGTCGGCCACGTGCCGGTAGGGGCAGACCAGCAGGTGCCCGGGGTTGTAGGGATAGAGGTTGAGCACCGCGAACACGTGCTCGCCCCGGGCCACCACCAGGCTCTCCTCCGGCGCCAGCCCAGGGGCCCGGCAGAACGGGCAGCCGGCGGGCCGCTCGTAGCCGCCCTCGGGCCGGTCCTCCCCGGAGATGTAGGTCATCCGGTGCGGAGTCCAGAGCCGCTCCAGGCCGTCGGCCATGCCGCTGTCCATGTGCCGTTCCACCCCAGTCACGCCACCGATCCTACGTTCCCGGCGGCGGGCGCCCCGGACGCCGTACGCCGGTCCGCGCCCGACCCCGACGGCCCCCGGGGCCCGGGTCGCGTTCAGGGGGACGGATAGGGGGTGAAAGTTCTTGACGAACTGATGAACATGAATGAAGATTCCATCCACATACATCACCCCCCGTCGATGGGAGCCCATCGTGAGAACCGCATTCCGCCGCTTTGGCCGGGCGCTTGCCGCTTGCGCGCTCGCCGCCTCCACCGCCCTCGTGGGCGTGGTTGCGACCAGCAGCCCCGCGCAGGCGGACGGCTGTTACACATGGGGACGCGTCCTCTCCCAGGGCGCCACCGGCGAGGATGTCCGGCAGCTGCAGATCCGGCTCGCCGGCTACCCCGGATACAACGCCCAACTCGCCCTCGACGGCTCGTTCGGCCCGGCCACCCGGTCCGCGGTGATCCGCTTCCAGCAGGCGTACGGCCTGGCCGCGGACGGCATCGCCGGGCCGGCGACCCAGAACCAGCTCTACGCCCTGCAGGACAACGACTGCACCCCGGTCAACTTCACCTACGCCGAGCTGAACCGGTGCAACAGCACCTGGTCCGGCGGCGCGGTCTCCGCGAGCACCGCCCGCTTCAACGCGCTGGTGTCGATGTGGAAGCTCCAGGCCATGCGGAAGGCCCTCGGCAGCGTGTCGATCAACATCAGCAGCGGCTTCCGCAGCTACTCGTGCAACAGCGCGGTCGGCGGCGCCTCCAACAGCCGGCACCTCTACGGCGACGGCGTCGACCTGGTCGGGTCGCCCTCGTTCTGCCGGCTGGCCCAGCAGGCCCGCTACCACGGCTTCGGCAACATCCTCGGCCCCGGCTACCCGGGTCACAACGACCACACCCACGTCGGTGCGGTCGGTGGCTGGTCCGCGCCGAGCTGCGGGATCTGACGACCTGACGACCTGACGACGAAGGCCCCCTCGGTGCGGGGGGCCTTCGGTGCGTGGCGGGTCAGGCGGCGGACGGGCCGACGTTGGTCCGGGAGCCGACCACGTCGAGCACGTGGGCCACGGCGTCGGCGACCGGCACGCCGTTGCGCTGCGAGCCGTCCCGGTAGCGGAACGAGACGGTGCCGGCGGCCACGTCGTCGTCGCCGGCGATCACCATGAACGGGATCTTCTGCTGCTGGGCGGTGCGGATCTTCTTCTGCATCCGGTCGTCGCCCGCGTCGACCTGGGCGCGGACGCCCTCGGCGCGCAGCGCGGCGACGAAGCCGTGCAGGTAGTCGGTGTGGTCCTCGCGGATCGGGATGCCGACCACCTGCACCGGCGCCAGCCACGCCGGGAACGCGCCCGCGTAGTGCTCGGTGAGCACCCCGAAGAAGCGCTCGATCGAGCCGAAGAGCGCCCGGTGGATCATCACCGGCCGCTGCCGGGTGCCGTCGGCGGCCTGGAACTCCAGCCCGAAGCGCTCCGGCAGGTTGAAGTCGACCTGGATGGTGGACATCTGCCAGGTCCGGCCGATGGCGTCCTTGGCCTGCACCGAGATCTTCGGGCCGTAGAAGGCCGCGCCACCGGGGTCGGGCACGAGGTCCAGCCCGGACTCCTCGGCGGCGGAGCGCAGGGCCTCGGTGGCCCGCTCCCAGTTCTCGTCGGTGCCGACCGACTTCTCCGGGTTGCGGGTGGACAGCTCCAGGTAGAAGTCGTCCAGGCCGTAGTCGCGCAGCAGATCCAGCACGAACGACAGCAGCGACTTGAGTTCGCCCGCCATCTGCTCCTGCGTGCAGTAGATGTGCGCGTCGTCCTGGGTCATGCCGCGTACCCGGGTCAGGCCGTGCACCACGCCGGACTTCTCGAACCGGTAGACCGACCCGAACTCGAACAGCCGCAGCGGCAGCTCGCGGTAGGACCGCCCCCGGGACCGGAAGATCAGGTTGTGGAAGGGGCAGTTCATCGGCTTGAGGTAGTAGTTCGCCCCCTCCATCTCCATGGGCGGGTACATGCCGTCGGCGTACCACTGGAGGTGCCCGGAGGTCTCGAAGAGCTGCGCCTTGGTGATGTGTGGGGTGTTGACGAACTCGTAGCCCGCCTCCTCGTGCCGGCGGCGCGAGTAGTTCTCCAGCTCCCGGCGGATGATGCCGCCCTTGGGGTGGAAGACCGCCAGGCCGGAGCCGATCTCGTCGGGGAAGCTGAACAGGTCCAGGTCCGCGCCGAGCTTGCGGTGGTCGCGCCGCGCGGCCTCCTCCAGCAGCTTCAGGTACGCCTTCAGCTCGTCCCGGGTCGGCCAGGCGGTGCCGTAGACCCGCTGGAGCTGCGGGTTCTTCTCCGACCCCCGCCAGTACGCGGCGGCCGAGCGCATCAGCTTGAACGCACCGATCAGCCGGGTGTTCGGCAGGTGCGGGCCCCGGCACAGGTCCGACCAGCAGACCTTGTCCTCGTTGGCGGCGAGGTTGTCGTAGATGGTCAGCTCGCCGCCGCCCACCTCCATCACCTCGGAGGTGTCCAGCCCCTCGCCCTTGACGTCGATGAGCTCCAGCTTGAACGGCTCGGCGGCCAGCTCGGCCTTCGCCTCGTCGAGACTGCCGAAGCGCCGGCGGCGGAACCGCTGGCCGGACTTGACGATCTCCTGCATCCGCTTCTCGAGCTTGCCGAGGTCGTCCGGCTGGAACGGCTTGTCGACGGCGAAGTCGTAGTAGAAGCCGTTCTCGATGGGCGGGCCGATGCCGAGCTTGGCCTCCGGGAAGACGTCCTGCACGGCCTGGGCGAGCACGTGCGCGCAGGAGTGCCGCAGCACGTTGAGCCCGTCCGGCGAGTCGAGGCTGACCGGCTCGACCTCGGTGTCGGCCTGCGGGGCCCAGTCCAGGTCGCGCAGCTGGCCCTGCGGGTCGCGGACCACCACGATCGCCTTCGGGCCGGACGCGGGCAGACCGGCCGCGGCCACCGCGTCGGCCGCCGTGGTCCCGGCGGCGACGACGACGGGGTCGGCCACGGCGGGGGTACGGGGTGCGGACACGGTGACTCCTCCAGCAGACGGCACGGATGACGCCGAACGTTCGGCTCCTGCGATGCTATCGGTCGCCCCCGCCGGCACGGTCGCCGACGCCACCGCCCCCGGGTCCGTGCCCGGGGCGCCGCCCCGCCGGCGCCCCGGGAGTGGCCGACCGCGTCGGCGGTTTGGCCGGCGTCGTGAGCCTCGCGTTGAACCTTTCCGTCCCCGCATCCGAACTACCCGGTGTGGCCGGAACCGGTGCCGGCCCCGTGGAGACGGATGGGACCGACGATGGCGACGATGCACGGTGCGCGCCCCCGGCGCCGGGCCGCGACGGTGGCGGCGATGCGCGGTGTGCGGCCCCGGCGCCGGGCCGTGACGATGGCCGTCCTGGTGGCGGCCGGGGTGCTGACCTGGCCCGCCCCGGCGTACGCGACAGACGTGACGACCAGCCCGACGCAGGCGCGGCAGGGCGGTTCCGTGAAGCTGGAGTTCGTGGTGCCCGACGAGCTGCCAGGCGCCCGCGCAGACCGGATCGAGGTCCGGCTGCCGGCCGACGCCCCGATCGCCGAGGTCTATCCGATGTCGGTGCCCGGCTGGGCGCCCCGGATCACCTCCCGCCGGCTCGACCAGCCGGTCGCCGGCATCCACTCGTCCCGGATCGACGAGGTCGTCAGCGCGGTGACCTGGATCCGGATGCCCGGCACGGCCCCCGGCCCGGCCCGGCTCACCCTGTCCATGGGGCCGCTGCCGCAGGCCGACCGGCTCACCTTCGAGGTGGTGCGCACGTACGCCGACGGGACGGTGGTGCGCTGGGCCGGGCCGACCGGGGCCCGCCGGGCGCCGGCGCTCACCCTGCTGCCTCCGGCCCCCGGCGGCGCGGCGGCCGGGCACGGCGGGCACGGCGCCGACCCGGCAGCCGGGGCCGCGGGTGCGCCCCCCGCCGGGGCCGGCAACGTCCCGGCTGCGGGGGCCCGGGCGGCCGGCGTGCCGGCGGGCGGCGACGCCCCGGCCGGCGGGAACGCGGACGGGATGCTGGCCGCCGGGCTGCTCGCCGGCCTCGGCGGGGGCGCGGCGATCGGCTGGCTGGTCAGCCGCTGGCGCCGCCGCGAGCCGGCCGAGCCGGTCGACCTGTCGGTGCTGCGGGAGGACCCGACACCCCCGACCGACGGCGGGGTGGGGGCGCCGGGCGGACCGGTCGCCGCCCGCTGAGCGCGGCGCGCGGGGTCAGCCGGCCCAGTCCGGCAGGGGCTCGCGGGCGGCCAGCCACTCGGTCGGCACCCCGCCCGGGGTCCCGACGCCGGTGTGCGCGGCCACCACCGCCCCGACGATCGCGGCGGTGGTGTCGACGTCCCCGCCGGCCTCGACGCAGGCGCGCACCGCCGCCGGGTAGTCGTCCAGGTGCACGGCGGCCACCCAGCAGGTGAAGGCGACGGTGTCCTGGGCGGTGACCCGGGAGCCGTTGCCGAGCACGTCGGCGGCCTCGGCCACCGACCGGTCGAGCAGGCCGGCGGCCCGGCGCACGCCCCGGTGCACCTCGGTGGCCGGGTCCAGCGCGGCGGTGACGCCGGCCAGCAGCCGGTCCGGGGCGGGCCGGTGGCCGTCGAGGCGGGCGCGGGCGGCCAGCGACGCGGCCACCGCCACCGCGACCGCGCCGGCGACGCCCTCCGGGTGCGCGTGGGTCACCTCGGCCGACGCCCGGGCCTGCGTCGCCGCCCGCGCGGTGGAGTCGGCGTACCACGCGCCCAGCGGGCCGACCCGCATCGCCGCGCCGTTGCCGCAGGAGCCCTGGCCGTCGAAGGCCGAGGCGGCCGCGACCGGCCACGGCGTGCCGGTGCGGATCAGCCGCAGGATGGTCACCGCGCCCGGCCCGTACCCCCGGTAGGGCTCGCAGCGCTCGGCGAAGGCCGCGGCGAGCGCGTCCCGGTCGATCCGGCCGGTCCCGGCGAGGGCGGCGACCACCGAGCAGGCCATCTCCGTGTCGTCGGTCCACTGCCACGGCGGTGGGGGCAGCTTCCCGGCGGCCAGGTCGCCCGGGTGCCGGCCGGGGACGAAGAACTGTGAGCCGAGCGCGTCGCCGACCGACAGGCCGGCGAGGGAGTCCCGGGCCAGCGCGAGGCGGGTGTCGGGAAAGAGCGTGAAGGACATCGTTGTACCAGCTTGCCCTGTTGCCGCGTGCGCCGCAACGCGCTCGACTTGCCACCGCGAGTACGGTCTTGCTGTGGCCACCGTGCTCCTGGTCGAAGACGATCACGTCGTACGCGGCGCGATGCTGCGATCCCTCGCCGACCGGGGGCACGCCGTGCACGCCGTCGGCACGGCGCTGGACGCGCTGCGCCGGGTGGCGGCCGAGACCCCCGACCTCGTGGTGCTCGACCTCGGGCTGCCCGACCTCGACGGCTCGGACGCGCTGCGGATGCTGCGCGGCATCACCGACGTGCCGATCATCATCGCCACCGCCCGCGACGACGAGCAGTCCGTGGTCCGGCTGCTGCGCGCCGGGGCCGACGACTACATGGTCAAGCCGTTCACCGGCGCGCACCTCGACGCGCGGATCACCACCGTGCTGCGCCGGGCCGGGCGGGCCAGCCGGACGGTGCAGCCGGCCGTGCACAGCGTCAGCGGGCTGCGGGTGGACGTCGGCGAGCGCAGCGCCCACCTCGACGGCGAGCCGCTGGCGCTGACCCGCAAGGAATTCGACCTGCTGGCCTATCTCGCCGCACGACCGGGCCGGGTAGTGTCCCGCCGGGAACTTCTGGAGGAGGTATGGCGGCAGCCATCGGTCGGCGAGGACCAGACCATCGACGTTCACCTGTACTGGCTGCGCCGCAAAATGGGCGAGTCCGCGGCGAAGCCGCGCTACCTGCGCACCGTGCGGGGGGTCGGCTTCCGGCTGGTGGCGCCGGACTGAGGCCGTCGCTGGCCCTGCTCACGGCCGGCATGTGCGCCCTGGTGGCGCTGGCGTTCCTCGTCCCGCTCGCCCTCGGTCTCGAGGACCGGGCGCGCGAGGAGGCCATCGCGGACGCCGCCCGGCGCAGTGCGCTGGTGACCGGCGCCCTCACCGTCAGCACCGACCCCGCCGTGGTGCAGCGGGTCGTGGCGGCCAGCGGCGACGACCCGGCCACCCGGCCGGTCGTGCGCGGGCTCGGGATGGACGAGTCGTCGGCCCGCGCCGACGCCGGGAGCCTGGAGCGCGCGCGGGCCGAGCGGCGCTCCGTGGTCGTCGACGTCGAGGGCGGCGTGCTCCGGCTGGACCCGGTGGTGCTCGGCGACACCACGGCCGTGGTCGAGGTCTTCGTGCCCGAGTCGGCGCTGGGCGGCAACAGCCGGTGGCTGCTGCTGCTCGGGGTGGCCGCCGCACTGGTGGGCGCGGCGGTGCTGGTGGTGGACCGGGTCGCCGCCCGCGCGGTCGACTCGGCCCGGGGCCTGGTCCGGGCGGCGCTCGCGATCGGCGACGGCGACCAGGGCGTACGCGTCGACCCGAGCGGCCCTCGGGAACTGGCCGAGGCCGGGCACGCCTTCAACCGGATGGCCGACCGGCTGGACGCGGCCCGCACCGACGAGCGGGAGTTGGTCGCCGACCTGTCGCACCGGCTGCGCACCCCGCTGACGGTGCTGCGGCTGGACGCGGAGGCACTGGAGTCCGACGACACCAGCGTGGGCTCGTTCAGCGAGGCGGAGCTGGACCGGCGGCGCGGCATCCGCCGGATCCGGCAGGCGATCGTCACCCTCGAGGGCGAGATCGATGTGCTGATCAAGACCACCCGCAAGGCGGTCGCGCACGAGGCCGGGCCGGCGGAGTGCGACGTCAGCGAGGTGGTGCGGGACCGGATGGTGTTCTGGGCCGCCCTGGCCGGCGACCAGAACCGGCCGCACCGGGTCAGCGGCGCCCAACTGCGCATCCCGGCGCCGGTTCCCCGGGCCGAGCTGGCCGCCGCGCTGGACGCGGTGATCGGCAACGTCTTCCGCTACACCCCGCAGGGCACCGCGTTCGAGGTGGCGGTCTCCCGCCGCGACGGATACGTGGCCATCCGGATCGACGACGCCGGCCCGGGGATCGCCAACCCGGACCGGGCGCTGCGCCGGGGCACCAGCGACCAGGGCTCGACCGGGCTGGGGCTGGACATCGCCAAGCGGGTGGCGTTGCAGGCGAACGGCTCGGTCAGCATCGACCGGGCCCGGCTGGGCGGGGCGAGCGTGGTGATGCTACTCGCCGACCCGGAGGCGACGCCCCGGCAGGTCAGCCGGTTCGGCCTGGTCGGCCGGATGGCGCGGGAGCAGAAGACCGGCAGCCGTCGCTGGCCCCGCCAGCGGCCCACCGGCGACTGAGCCGCGGCCCGGACGGATGCCCCGGATCGACGGCCGGTTGTGGGGCGGCGCAAGTCTTCCTTAGATCGAGGTTAACCACGGTGCCGGAGCGGGCCGGCGCTGACAGGATCGAATCCGAACCCATCAGTTCCACCGGTCAATGCCTCGGGGCACCCCACCGGCCGGTGGAACCGGGCGCGCGGCGGGAGACTCGGTCCCCCCACACCTCCTCCCGCCGCGCGCCGTCCCCTCCGCTCAGCCGGTGGCGGCGGCCAGGTGGGCGTCGATCTCGGCGGTGATCCGCCGCTTGCCGGCCGGGTCCAGGAACGAGGCGGTCACCGCGTCGCGGGCCAGCGCGGCCAGTCCCTCCGGGCCCACGTCGAGCAGCCGGGCCGCGACGGCGTACTCGTCGTCGAGGGTGGTGCCGAACATCGGCGGGTCGTCGGAGTTGATGGTGACCAGCAGGCCGGCGTCGACCAACTGCCGCAGCGGGTGCTCCTCGATGCTGGCCACCGCGCGGGTACGCACGTTGGAGGTCGGGCAGACCTCCATGCCGATCCGGTGCTCGGCGAGATACGCCAGCAGCTCCGGGTCCCGCGCGGCGGAGATGCCGTGCCCGATCCGCTCCGCGCCCAGGTCGCGCAGCGCGTCCCAGACGGTCTCGGGGCCGGTGGTCTCGCCGGCGTGCGGCACCGAACGCAGCCCGGCTGCCCGGGCCCGGTCGAAGTACGGCTTGAACTGCGGCCGGGGCACCCCGATCTCGGGGCCGCCGAGGCCGAAGCTGATCAGCCCGTCCGGGCGCTCCTCCAGCGAGATGCGCAGCGTTTCCTCGGCCGCCGCCAGGCCGGCCTCGCCGGGGATGTCGAAGCACCAGCGCAGCTCGATGCCGAAGTCCGCCTCGGCCCGCTTGCGGGCGTCCTCGATCGCCTCGCAGAACGCGGGCGCGGGGATCCCCCGGTGCACGTGCGAGTAGGGCGTGACGGTCAGCTCGGCGTAGCGGACCTGCTGGCGGGCCAGCTCGCGGGCGACCTCGTGGGTGAGCAGCCAGACGTCGTCGGGGTCGCGGATCAGGTCCACGACGCTCAGGTAGACCTCGATGAAGTGCGCGAAGTCGCGGAAGGCGAAGTAGTCGGCGAGCGCGGCCGGGTCGGCGGGCACGGGGCTGCGGCCCTCGTGGCGGGCGGCCAGCTCGGCGACGATCCGGGGCGAGGCGGAGCCGACGTGGTGCACGTGCAGCTCCACCTTGGGCAGTCCGGCGATGAAGGTTTGCAGGTCGGTCACTGGTTCTCCTCTGCGCGGGCGCCGGTGCGGGCGACGAAGAAGACGCGGCGGAACGGGAAGTGCACCTGGCCGTGCCGCACCGGGTACGCCTCGGCGAGGCGTACGCCCAGTTCGGCCCGGAAGTCGGACCAGCCGGCGGCGTCCAGGGCCGCGCGGACCGGCCGGAGCGCCGTCCCCTCCAGCCAGCTCAGCACGGGGTGGTCGGCGTCGGCGCGGGCCGGCAGCAGGTGCACGTAGGTAGTCTCCCAGGCGTCGACCGCGCAGCCGGCACCGGTCAACAGGTCGGCGTAGCCGACGGCGGTGTCGTCGGCCGGGGGCCGGCGCAGCAGCCCGGCGACGTCGGCACGCCACGCCGGCCGGTCGGCGACCTCCCGCAGCGCCCGGTGCGAGGGGGCGTCGAAGTTGCCGGGCACCTGCACGGCCAGCCAGGCCCCGGCGGGCAGTTCCCGGGCCCAGCGGGTGAGCAGCTCCCGGTGGCCGGGCACCCACTGGAGCACGGCGTTGCTGACCAAGACGTCCACGTCGGGTTCCGGGTGCCAGTGCCGGACGTCGCCGACGACGAAGGAGACCCCGGGGGCGACGGCGGCGGCCTGCGCGATCATCTCCGGTGAGGAGTCGAGGCCGGCGACCCGGCTGTCCGGCCACCGCTCGGCGAGGGTGGCGGTCAGGTTGCCGGGGCCGCACCCGAGGTCGACCACCGCGCGCGGGCGCTCGGCGGGGACCCGGGCGAGCAGCTCGTGGAAGGGCCGGGAGCGCTCGTCGCCGTAGCGCAGGTATGTCGTCGGATCCCACATGGCTGCCTCCCAAACCGTACGTTCGTCTTGTTTCACCGTACGGCCCGTCGCGCGACCGGACAAGCCGATCACTAGGCTCAGTCCCATGCAGCAGCGCACCTTCCCCCGGCTGGGGCGGCGCGTCGGGGTGATCGGGCTGGGCGCCTGGCAGCTCGGCGCGGACTGGGGCACGGTCAGCGAGGCCGACGCCACCGCCGTACTGACCGCCGCCGTCGAGTCGGGGGTCACCTTCCTCGACACGGCGGACGTCTACGGCGACGGGCGCAGCGAGCAGCTCGTCGGGCGGTTCCTGCGCCGCCGGCCCGACGCCACGCTGACGGTCGCCACCAAGATGGGCCGCCGCGTCGCGCAGACGCCCGAGGCGTACACCCTGGCGCACTTCCGCGAGTGGACCGACCGGTCCCGGCGCAACCTCGGCACGGACACCCTCGACCTGGTGCAGCTGCACTGCCCGCCCACCGCCGTCTTCGCCGACGACGCCGTCTTCGACGCGCTGGACACCCTTGTCGCCGAGGAACGCGTCGCCGGCTACGGGGTGAGCGTGGAGACCTGCGACCAGGCGCTCACCGCCATCGCCCGGCCGGGGGTGGCCAGCGTCCAGATCATCCTCAACGCGCTGCGGCACAAGCCCCTCGACCGGGTGCTCCCGGCCGCTGCCGCCGCCGGGGTCGGCATCATCGCCCGCGTCCCGCTGGCCAGCGGGCTGCTCTCCGGCCGGTACGACGAGCACACCACCTTCGCCGCCGACGACCACCGCAGCTACAACCGGCACGGCGAGGCGTTCGACGTAGGCGAGACCTTCTCCGGTGTCGACTTCGCGCTGGGCCTGGCCGCCGTACGCCGGTTGGCGCCGCTGGTCGGCGACGGACGCACGATGGCCCAGTTCGCGCTGCGCTGGGTCGTCGACCAGCCCGGCGTCACCGTGGTCATCCCGGGCGCCCGCGACGCCGCCCAGGCCCGGGGCAACGCCGCCGTGGCCGACCAGGCGCCGCTCTCCGCACGGGAGCTGGCGGCGGTGGCGGAGGTCTACGACGAGCTGGTCCGGCCGCGGGTGCACGACCGGTGGTGAGTCGGGTGGCCGCGACGGGGATCGACGGAGGGAAGACGCGATGAAGGGCTGGCTGCCGCTCACCCTCGGCCTGCTCGCCGTGGTCGGCGGTGCGGTGTGGACGGTGCAGGGCCTCGGCTACGTCGAGGGCAGCGTGATGACCGACCAGCGGATCTGGGCCGTGCTGGGGCCCCTCGTCGTCCTGGCCGGGCTGGTCGCGCTCTGGTTCGGGCTGCGCGTCCGCAAGCGCCGCTGAGCGCCGCCGGCGGGCCCCTGCCTCTCGCCGCCCCGGCAGCCCGCAGCCCGGTTCCACGTGCGGCCACGGCGGCCGGCGTCGTGAGCGCGGAAAGCCCCGCATCCCGGTCGGGATACGGGGCTTCGCTGTGATCCGGGCGCCGGATCACCCACTGGCCGGCGGCTGCCGACCGGCACTGCTCAGATGGGGCGGACCTGCTCGGCCTGCGGACCCTTCTGACCCTGGGCGATCTCGAACTCCACCCGCTGGTTCTCCTCCAGCGTGCGGTAGCCGCTGGTCTGGATGGCCGAGAAGTGGACGAACACGTCAGCACCCCCGCCGTCGACGGTGATGAAGCCGAAGCCCTTGTCTGCGTTGAACCACTTCACGGTTCCCTGCGCCATGTGTATCTCCTTCTAAAACTGGCGGCCGAGCACGCCGTGCGGCCGATTGGCCGTTTTCGAGCAGCGGTGCCTGAGGCGGCCCCCACGAAGGAGACTTCACTCAACCCACGCCATCTCTCAACAGCGTGGAACAGCAAACCACGTAGCGAAAACTCTGCACAGCCTACCGGACGAAATTCTTCGACATGTGACCTGACGGATGCCGAAGATCCGCTGGGTGGGCCCTTGCACGCGCGCGAAAAGGCCCCCGCGCCGTCGTGCCGATGCGGGGGCCCTTCGGCATTGTCCGGTCAGTCCGGCCAGCTTCCGGTGAACCGGCGTACGCCCACCGCGCCACCCCGGTCGACGGCGGCCCGGACGACCGCGAAGATGGCGCCCTGCAACGCCGCCGCCGCCAGGATCTCGCCCCAGCCGCGGTCCTCGTCGGTGGCGCTGGGCGCCTCGCCGTCGCCCGCCGTCATCTTCCACACCTGCCGGAAGATCGCGCCCGCGACCGTACCGGCGGCGATGCCCATCAGCACACCGACCGGCTTGTACGCGGCCTTTCCGATGCCCCTGCTCACCGCTGCCTCCCCCGGACGATCACCAACACGATCACGGCCGCCACCGCCCCGGCCGCGAGGGCGACGAACGGCGTCGGGTTACGCCGTACGACGGCACCCTTCTCCTGCGCCTGCCCCCGCGCGAGCTGCGCCTTCTGCGCCGCCTGCCCGCGCACCCGGGCCACGGTCTGCGCCGTCTGGTCCCGCACCCGCTCCTTCGCCTGGTCGGCGGAGGACCTCAGCCGCGCCTTGACGTCGGCCTTGGCCGCCAGCGCCTCCATCGTCTCGCCCAGCTCGACCCGGGTCCGCCGGATCTCCTCCCGCAGCGCCTCGGTGTCGCCGCTGCCCCGGCCGTTGCCCGTCGTCATGCCCGTCCCCTGTCCTTCACGGCGGCGGCGACCGTGTCCACGTCCGCCCGGACGCTACGGACCGCGGCCTCCGGCACCGGCGGGACCGCCTGGCTGACCTGCTTCTTGCCCACCAGGGCCAGGACGCCG
The nucleotide sequence above comes from Micromonospora sp. M71_S20. Encoded proteins:
- a CDS encoding HIT domain-containing protein, with product MADGLERLWTPHRMTYISGEDRPEGGYERPAGCPFCRAPGLAPEESLVVARGEHVFAVLNLYPYNPGHLLVCPYRHVADYTELDLAETTELAAFTQTAMRVVRKVSNAHGFNLGMNQGGVAGAGIAAHLHQHVVPRWGGDANFMPVIGQTKVLPQLLTDTRDLFTRAWPT
- a CDS encoding D-Ala-D-Ala carboxypeptidase family metallohydrolase, yielding MRTAFRRFGRALAACALAASTALVGVVATSSPAQADGCYTWGRVLSQGATGEDVRQLQIRLAGYPGYNAQLALDGSFGPATRSAVIRFQQAYGLAADGIAGPATQNQLYALQDNDCTPVNFTYAELNRCNSTWSGGAVSASTARFNALVSMWKLQAMRKALGSVSINISSGFRSYSCNSAVGGASNSRHLYGDGVDLVGSPSFCRLAQQARYHGFGNILGPGYPGHNDHTHVGAVGGWSAPSCGI
- the thrS gene encoding threonine--tRNA ligase — its product is MSAPRTPAVADPVVVAAGTTAADAVAAAGLPASGPKAIVVVRDPQGQLRDLDWAPQADTEVEPVSLDSPDGLNVLRHSCAHVLAQAVQDVFPEAKLGIGPPIENGFYYDFAVDKPFQPDDLGKLEKRMQEIVKSGQRFRRRRFGSLDEAKAELAAEPFKLELIDVKGEGLDTSEVMEVGGGELTIYDNLAANEDKVCWSDLCRGPHLPNTRLIGAFKLMRSAAAYWRGSEKNPQLQRVYGTAWPTRDELKAYLKLLEEAARRDHRKLGADLDLFSFPDEIGSGLAVFHPKGGIIRRELENYSRRRHEEAGYEFVNTPHITKAQLFETSGHLQWYADGMYPPMEMEGANYYLKPMNCPFHNLIFRSRGRSYRELPLRLFEFGSVYRFEKSGVVHGLTRVRGMTQDDAHIYCTQEQMAGELKSLLSFVLDLLRDYGLDDFYLELSTRNPEKSVGTDENWERATEALRSAAEESGLDLVPDPGGAAFYGPKISVQAKDAIGRTWQMSTIQVDFNLPERFGLEFQAADGTRQRPVMIHRALFGSIERFFGVLTEHYAGAFPAWLAPVQVVGIPIREDHTDYLHGFVAALRAEGVRAQVDAGDDRMQKKIRTAQQQKIPFMVIAGDDDVAAGTVSFRYRDGSQRNGVPVADAVAHVLDVVGSRTNVGPSAA
- a CDS encoding YcnI family protein, with translation MATMHGARPRRRAATVAAMRGVRPRRRAVTMAVLVAAGVLTWPAPAYATDVTTSPTQARQGGSVKLEFVVPDELPGARADRIEVRLPADAPIAEVYPMSVPGWAPRITSRRLDQPVAGIHSSRIDEVVSAVTWIRMPGTAPGPARLTLSMGPLPQADRLTFEVVRTYADGTVVRWAGPTGARRAPALTLLPPAPGGAAAGHGGHGADPAAGAAGAPPAGAGNVPAAGARAAGVPAGGDAPAGGNADGMLAAGLLAGLGGGAAIGWLVSRWRRREPAEPVDLSVLREDPTPPTDGGVGAPGGPVAAR
- a CDS encoding ADP-ribosylglycohydrolase family protein produces the protein MSFTLFPDTRLALARDSLAGLSVGDALGSQFFVPGRHPGDLAAGKLPPPPWQWTDDTEMACSVVAALAGTGRIDRDALAAAFAERCEPYRGYGPGAVTILRLIRTGTPWPVAAASAFDGQGSCGNGAAMRVGPLGAWYADSTARAATQARASAEVTHAHPEGVAGAVAVAVAASLAARARLDGHRPAPDRLLAGVTAALDPATEVHRGVRRAAGLLDRSVAEAADVLGNGSRVTAQDTVAFTCWVAAVHLDDYPAAVRACVEAGGDVDTTAAIVGAVVAAHTGVGTPGGVPTEWLAAREPLPDWAG
- a CDS encoding response regulator transcription factor codes for the protein MATVLLVEDDHVVRGAMLRSLADRGHAVHAVGTALDALRRVAAETPDLVVLDLGLPDLDGSDALRMLRGITDVPIIIATARDDEQSVVRLLRAGADDYMVKPFTGAHLDARITTVLRRAGRASRTVQPAVHSVSGLRVDVGERSAHLDGEPLALTRKEFDLLAYLAARPGRVVSRRELLEEVWRQPSVGEDQTIDVHLYWLRRKMGESAAKPRYLRTVRGVGFRLVAPD
- a CDS encoding HAMP domain-containing sensor histidine kinase, with the protein product MCALVALAFLVPLALGLEDRAREEAIADAARRSALVTGALTVSTDPAVVQRVVAASGDDPATRPVVRGLGMDESSARADAGSLERARAERRSVVVDVEGGVLRLDPVVLGDTTAVVEVFVPESALGGNSRWLLLLGVAAALVGAAVLVVDRVAARAVDSARGLVRAALAIGDGDQGVRVDPSGPRELAEAGHAFNRMADRLDAARTDERELVADLSHRLRTPLTVLRLDAEALESDDTSVGSFSEAELDRRRGIRRIRQAIVTLEGEIDVLIKTTRKAVAHEAGPAECDVSEVVRDRMVFWAALAGDQNRPHRVSGAQLRIPAPVPRAELAAALDAVIGNVFRYTPQGTAFEVAVSRRDGYVAIRIDDAGPGIANPDRALRRGTSDQGSTGLGLDIAKRVALQANGSVSIDRARLGGASVVMLLADPEATPRQVSRFGLVGRMAREQKTGSRRWPRQRPTGD